One Branchiostoma floridae strain S238N-H82 chromosome 1, Bfl_VNyyK, whole genome shotgun sequence genomic region harbors:
- the LOC118428988 gene encoding ribosome-binding protein 1-like isoform X1, whose translation MDVSDPQTLAIAVFGGFVLVSAICIFLVSTFGMKETTYEEAMERQRRAIERELQQTRAEKQKAREKKPARFNKKEKPKKEPSGLPEPQRDTSTSPRVQEVKPFAEQKAQPETPPQPQPKAKGKAKDKNKENQAPNKEQTAPAAPKAAVKTVEPRVAKAQPQPVPVKAAVRVAPEPKGSPEPSRKVLAKETVKAEAAPLAQQVVAPAPSKKKKTTKIEAAVTVAGDAPGMTAVMDSLVTSVQAAKLSDVEMQQLVDIMLTKQGRKASDWAKAGQKADSVKKDDVEKKLQDEQKQVLAAHQKMKELRQELQQERVRFSTQETALQQKVSQQQQEIQALYTRMKTTHEQHLAENQKLHNQLAEIQTNSSQEAHIVQLQEENKILKSAVNEATKGTEMRIQNDLANLRTEHARLKNEYNSIQARLQAEEDGRRKAETSLTEAQQQVRQVHASQRDAESSLTKRLNEVTEQLRKSEAKNNAMGSDIKKSKEAADQAEAESKSLKDKLSSLESQLSSLQASQVAPEAPAVEDASGALQVQLGEIQAELSEVKSQLAQANQQLSQTQSESDDTKSQLKSSQSQLTDTCSQLEEARAQLQQAQTQLQEAVSLREQLEQRVEAADSQVAQSKLAQETKDKEVQELNKKNKALSEELESAKSSAVDTQAGGDAGAQELQLQLKDLQVQLAESRKTVEDKEKLIKELQEKSKAAEVPSANGDIEHKVEGSSMQTISVVEHELLISEKEKTVTQLQEEVAEKKAEIETLQTTVEQQKKKNNDLREKNWKAMDALNAAEKSLADKEKVTSAKDDTATSDQDRSQAREALQRIFPDISMDASLEYQVWLTSFEKAALSRLEELQTAAKQSAKVPTQTSKDEGVEAQLAEAAEREKELQEECEKYKTVLADTESILNRLQSSVESEEQKWQEKLRLANEDLEQSPSPQARGEVRAMQEAVQQVKSESQQGSEEQGRLQDQLKVLQEERDKLQQELQTLQAAAGSGQAENGPAGPTEEDLSKRDEEIAALKARLEKEKKLCKELGSAATKLQSLLKTAEDQLKKERENVKKLQGNSEEKGSTDQSDVVEAPQSLNQSQIEKDLADALQEVQATPDDGTSV comes from the exons ATGGATGTGTCTGACCCACAAACTCTGGCCATCGCCGTCTTCGGCGGCTTTGTGCTAGTGTCTGCCATCTGTATCTTCCTGGTCTCGACCTTCGGTATGAAGGAGACGACCTACGAGGAAGCGATGGAACGCCAGCGGCGGGCTATCGAGAGGGAGCTCCAGCAGACTCGCGCCGAGAAGCAGAAGGCTCGGGAGAAGAAGCCGGCCCGGTTCAACAAGAAGGAGAAGCCGAAGAAAGAGCCGTCCGGCTTGCCTGAACCCCAGCGTGACACTTCCACCTCCCCGCGGGTGCAGGAAGTCAAGCCGTTCGCCGAGCAGAAGGCCCAACCCGAGACACCGCCGCAGCCACAGCCCAAAGCCAAGGGCAAGGCCAAGGATAAGAATAAGGAGAACCAGGCCCCCAATAAGGAGCAGACAGCCCCCGCGGCCCCCAAGGCGGCAGTGAAGACGGTGGAGCCACGTGTGGCCAAGGCGCAGCCCCAGCCGGTGCCGGTGAAGGCGGCGGTACGTGTAGCCCCAGAGCCCAAGGGATCCCCCGAGCCCTCCCGCAAGGTCCTGGCCAAGGAGACCGTCAAGGCGGAAGCTGCGCCCCTGGCCCAGCAGGTGGTAGCCCCTGCCCccagcaagaagaagaagacgaccAAGATCGAAGCGGCTGTCACCGTGGCAG GAGATGCCCCTGGTATGACAGCAGTGATGGACAGCCTGGTGACCAGCGTACAGGCTGCCAAGCTGTCAGACGTGGAGATGCAGCAGCTGGTCGACATCATGCTGACCAAGCAGGGCAGGAAGGCCTCCGACTGGGCCAAG GCTGGACAGAAAGCAGACTCTGTGAAGAAAGATGATGTAGAGAAGAAGCTCCAAGATG AGCAAAAGCAGGTTCTTGCAGCCCATCAGAAGATGAAGGAGCTGAGGCAGGAGTTGCAGCAGGAGCGCGTGCGGTTCTCCACCcaggagacagccctgcagCAGAAGGTTTCCCAGCAGCAGCAGGAGATCCAGGCGCTCTACACCCGCATGAAGACCACCCACGAGCAGCACCTGGCAGAGAACCAGAAGCTGCACAACCAGCTGGCCGAGATCCAGACCAACAGCAGCCAGGAGGCACACATTGTACAGCTGCAAGAG GAAAACAAGATCCTTAAGTCTGCTGTGAATGAGGCCACCAAGGG AACGGAGATGCGCATCCAGAACGACCTTGCCAACCTGCGTACGGAGCATGCCCGGCTGAAGAACGAGTACAACTCCATCCAGGCACGCCTGCAGGCGGAGGAGGACGGGCGCAGGAAGGCGGAGACCTCTCTCACGGAGGCACAGCAGCAGGTCAGGCAGGTGCACGCCAGCCAG CGTGATGCTGAATCCTCGCTCACCAAGCGACTGAATGAAGTCACCGAGCAGCTGAGGAAGTCTGAAGCGAAGAACAACGCCATGGGTTCTGACATCAAGAAGTCAAAG GAGGCTGCTGACCAAGCAGAAGCAGAAAGCAAGTCACTGAAAGACAAACTTTCCTCCCTGGAAAGTCAGCTCTCCTCTCTCCAGGCTAGCCAGGTGGCACCTGAAGCACCTGCCGTGGAGGATGCTTCAGGTGCCCTACAGGTGCAGCTGGGTGAGATCCAGGCCGAGCTTAGCGAGGTGAAATCTCAGCTGGCCCAGGCTAACCAGCAGCTGTCCCAGACCCAGTCGGAATCGGACGACACCAAGTCGCAGCTGAAAAGCTCGCAGTCGCAGCTGACAGACACCTGTTCGCAGCTGGAGGAAGCACGTGCTCAGCTGCAGCAGGCGCAGACGCAGCTGCAGGAGGCTGTGTCTCTGAGAGAGCAGCTGGAACAGAGAGTAGAGGCTGCCGACTCACAGGTGGCTCAGAGCAAGCTGGCCCAGGAGACCAAGGACAAAGAAGTCCAG GAGCTCAATAAGAAGAACAAGGCGTTGTCTGAGGAGTTGGAGTCTGCCAAGTCCTCGGCTGTGGACACCCAGGCGGGAGGGGACGCAGGTGCTCAGGAGTTGCAGCTGCAGCTGAAGGACCTACAGGTGCAGCTGGCTGAGAGCAGGAAGACTGTGGAGGACAAGGAGAAACTCATCAAG GAGCTTCAGGAGAAATCTAAGGCTGCTGAAGTGCCAAGTGCCAATGGAGACATAGAACACAAG GTGGAGGGGTCTAGTATGCAGACCATCAGTGTTGTTGAACATGAACTTCT CATCAGTGAAAAGGAGAAGACAGTGACCCAGCTGCAGGAGGAGGTTGCTGAGAAGAAGGCGGAGATCGAGACACTCCAGACTACAGTGGAgcagcagaagaagaaaaacaac GATCTTCGCGAGAAAAACTGGAAAGCAATGGATGCTCTAAACGCTGCAGAAAAATCTCTCGCTGACAAAGAGAAAGTTACCAGTGCCAAG GATGACACGGCCACGTCAGACCAGGACAGGAGTCAGGCCAGAGAAGCCCTGCAGAGAATCTTCCCAGACATCTCCATGGACGCCTCCCTGGAGTACCAGGTCTGGCTCACCAGCTTCGAGAAGGCTGCGCTTTCCAGGCTAGAGGAGCTGCAGACAGCTGCCAAACAGTCTGCCAAAGTGCCTACACAGACTTCTAAG GATGAAGGTGTGGAGGCCCAGCTTGCGGAGGCAgcagagagggagaaagaaCTGCAGGAGGAATGTGAGAAATACAAGACAGTCCTGGCAGACACA GAGTCCATCCTGAACAGACTGCAGAGCAGTGTGGAGTCTGAGGAACAGAAGTGGCAGGAGAAGCTGAGGTTAGCAAACGAAGACCTCGAACAG TCACCCTCCCCCCAGGCCAGAGGAGAGGTCCGTGCAATGCAGGAAGCCGTACAGCAGGTGAAGTCTGAGAGCCAGCAGGGTTCGGAGGAGCAGGGGCGTCTGCAGGACCAGCTCAag GTGCTGCAGGAGGAGAGGGACAAGCTGCAGCAGGAGCTGCAGACCCTGCAGGCTGCTGCAGGGAGTGGCCAGGCGGAGAACGGGCCCGCAGGTCCCACGGAGGAGGATCTCAGTAAAAGGGATGAGGAGATCGCTGCACTCAAG GCAcgtcttgagaaggagaagaagttGTGTAAGGAGCTGGGCTCGGCCGCCACCAAACTTCAATCCCTGCTCAAGACAGCAGAGGATCAACTCAAAAAGGAAAGGGAAAATGTCAAAAAGCTACAG GGGAATTCTGAGGAAAAG
- the LOC118428988 gene encoding ribosome-binding protein 1-like isoform X5: MDVSDPQTLAIAVFGGFVLVSAICIFLVSTFGMKETTYEEAMERQRRAIERELQQTRAEKQKAREKKPARFNKKEKPKKEPSGLPEPQRDTSTSPRVQEVKPFAEQKAQPETPPQPQPKAKGKAKDKNKENQAPNKEQTAPAAPKAAVKTVEPRVAKAQPQPVPVKAAVRVAPEPKGSPEPSRKVLAKETVKAEAAPLAQQVVAPAPSKKKKTTKIEAAVTVAGDAPGMTAVMDSLVTSVQAAKLSDVEMQQLVDIMLTKQGRKASDWAKAGQKADSVKKDDVEKKLQDEQKQVLAAHQKMKELRQELQQERVRFSTQETALQQKVSQQQQEIQALYTRMKTTHEQHLAENQKLHNQLAEIQTNSSQEAHIVQLQEENKILKSAVNEATKGTEMRIQNDLANLRTEHARLKNEYNSIQARLQAEEDGRRKAETSLTEAQQQVRQVHASQRDAESSLTKRLNEVTEQLRKSEAKNNAMGSDIKKSKEAADQAEAESKSLKDKLSSLESQLSSLQASQVAPEAPAVEDASGALQVQLGEIQAELSEVKSQLAQANQQLSQTQSESDDTKSQLKSSQSQLTDTCSQLEEARAQLQQAQTQLQEAVSLREQLEQRVEAADSQVAQSKLAQETKDKEVQELNKKNKALSEELESAKSSAVDTQAGGDAGAQELQLQLKDLQVQLAESRKTVEDKEKLIKELQEKSKAAEVPSANGDIEHKVEGSSMQTISVVEHELLISEKEKTVTQLQEEVAEKKAEIETLQTTVEQQKKKNNDDTATSDQDRSQAREALQRIFPDISMDASLEYQVWLTSFEKAALSRLEELQTAAKQSAKVPTQTSKDEGVEAQLAEAAEREKELQEECEKYKTVLADTESILNRLQSSVESEEQKWQEKLRLANEDLEQSPSPQARGEVRAMQEAVQQVKSESQQGSEEQGRLQDQLKVLQEERDKLQQELQTLQAAAGSGQAENGPAGPTEEDLSKRDEEIAALKARLEKEKKLCKELGSAATKLQSLLKTAEDQLKKERENVKKLQGNSEEKGSTDQSDVVEAPQSLNQSQIEKDLADALQEVQATPDDGTSV, translated from the exons ATGGATGTGTCTGACCCACAAACTCTGGCCATCGCCGTCTTCGGCGGCTTTGTGCTAGTGTCTGCCATCTGTATCTTCCTGGTCTCGACCTTCGGTATGAAGGAGACGACCTACGAGGAAGCGATGGAACGCCAGCGGCGGGCTATCGAGAGGGAGCTCCAGCAGACTCGCGCCGAGAAGCAGAAGGCTCGGGAGAAGAAGCCGGCCCGGTTCAACAAGAAGGAGAAGCCGAAGAAAGAGCCGTCCGGCTTGCCTGAACCCCAGCGTGACACTTCCACCTCCCCGCGGGTGCAGGAAGTCAAGCCGTTCGCCGAGCAGAAGGCCCAACCCGAGACACCGCCGCAGCCACAGCCCAAAGCCAAGGGCAAGGCCAAGGATAAGAATAAGGAGAACCAGGCCCCCAATAAGGAGCAGACAGCCCCCGCGGCCCCCAAGGCGGCAGTGAAGACGGTGGAGCCACGTGTGGCCAAGGCGCAGCCCCAGCCGGTGCCGGTGAAGGCGGCGGTACGTGTAGCCCCAGAGCCCAAGGGATCCCCCGAGCCCTCCCGCAAGGTCCTGGCCAAGGAGACCGTCAAGGCGGAAGCTGCGCCCCTGGCCCAGCAGGTGGTAGCCCCTGCCCccagcaagaagaagaagacgaccAAGATCGAAGCGGCTGTCACCGTGGCAG GAGATGCCCCTGGTATGACAGCAGTGATGGACAGCCTGGTGACCAGCGTACAGGCTGCCAAGCTGTCAGACGTGGAGATGCAGCAGCTGGTCGACATCATGCTGACCAAGCAGGGCAGGAAGGCCTCCGACTGGGCCAAG GCTGGACAGAAAGCAGACTCTGTGAAGAAAGATGATGTAGAGAAGAAGCTCCAAGATG AGCAAAAGCAGGTTCTTGCAGCCCATCAGAAGATGAAGGAGCTGAGGCAGGAGTTGCAGCAGGAGCGCGTGCGGTTCTCCACCcaggagacagccctgcagCAGAAGGTTTCCCAGCAGCAGCAGGAGATCCAGGCGCTCTACACCCGCATGAAGACCACCCACGAGCAGCACCTGGCAGAGAACCAGAAGCTGCACAACCAGCTGGCCGAGATCCAGACCAACAGCAGCCAGGAGGCACACATTGTACAGCTGCAAGAG GAAAACAAGATCCTTAAGTCTGCTGTGAATGAGGCCACCAAGGG AACGGAGATGCGCATCCAGAACGACCTTGCCAACCTGCGTACGGAGCATGCCCGGCTGAAGAACGAGTACAACTCCATCCAGGCACGCCTGCAGGCGGAGGAGGACGGGCGCAGGAAGGCGGAGACCTCTCTCACGGAGGCACAGCAGCAGGTCAGGCAGGTGCACGCCAGCCAG CGTGATGCTGAATCCTCGCTCACCAAGCGACTGAATGAAGTCACCGAGCAGCTGAGGAAGTCTGAAGCGAAGAACAACGCCATGGGTTCTGACATCAAGAAGTCAAAG GAGGCTGCTGACCAAGCAGAAGCAGAAAGCAAGTCACTGAAAGACAAACTTTCCTCCCTGGAAAGTCAGCTCTCCTCTCTCCAGGCTAGCCAGGTGGCACCTGAAGCACCTGCCGTGGAGGATGCTTCAGGTGCCCTACAGGTGCAGCTGGGTGAGATCCAGGCCGAGCTTAGCGAGGTGAAATCTCAGCTGGCCCAGGCTAACCAGCAGCTGTCCCAGACCCAGTCGGAATCGGACGACACCAAGTCGCAGCTGAAAAGCTCGCAGTCGCAGCTGACAGACACCTGTTCGCAGCTGGAGGAAGCACGTGCTCAGCTGCAGCAGGCGCAGACGCAGCTGCAGGAGGCTGTGTCTCTGAGAGAGCAGCTGGAACAGAGAGTAGAGGCTGCCGACTCACAGGTGGCTCAGAGCAAGCTGGCCCAGGAGACCAAGGACAAAGAAGTCCAG GAGCTCAATAAGAAGAACAAGGCGTTGTCTGAGGAGTTGGAGTCTGCCAAGTCCTCGGCTGTGGACACCCAGGCGGGAGGGGACGCAGGTGCTCAGGAGTTGCAGCTGCAGCTGAAGGACCTACAGGTGCAGCTGGCTGAGAGCAGGAAGACTGTGGAGGACAAGGAGAAACTCATCAAG GAGCTTCAGGAGAAATCTAAGGCTGCTGAAGTGCCAAGTGCCAATGGAGACATAGAACACAAG GTGGAGGGGTCTAGTATGCAGACCATCAGTGTTGTTGAACATGAACTTCT CATCAGTGAAAAGGAGAAGACAGTGACCCAGCTGCAGGAGGAGGTTGCTGAGAAGAAGGCGGAGATCGAGACACTCCAGACTACAGTGGAgcagcagaagaagaaaaacaac GATGACACGGCCACGTCAGACCAGGACAGGAGTCAGGCCAGAGAAGCCCTGCAGAGAATCTTCCCAGACATCTCCATGGACGCCTCCCTGGAGTACCAGGTCTGGCTCACCAGCTTCGAGAAGGCTGCGCTTTCCAGGCTAGAGGAGCTGCAGACAGCTGCCAAACAGTCTGCCAAAGTGCCTACACAGACTTCTAAG GATGAAGGTGTGGAGGCCCAGCTTGCGGAGGCAgcagagagggagaaagaaCTGCAGGAGGAATGTGAGAAATACAAGACAGTCCTGGCAGACACA GAGTCCATCCTGAACAGACTGCAGAGCAGTGTGGAGTCTGAGGAACAGAAGTGGCAGGAGAAGCTGAGGTTAGCAAACGAAGACCTCGAACAG TCACCCTCCCCCCAGGCCAGAGGAGAGGTCCGTGCAATGCAGGAAGCCGTACAGCAGGTGAAGTCTGAGAGCCAGCAGGGTTCGGAGGAGCAGGGGCGTCTGCAGGACCAGCTCAag GTGCTGCAGGAGGAGAGGGACAAGCTGCAGCAGGAGCTGCAGACCCTGCAGGCTGCTGCAGGGAGTGGCCAGGCGGAGAACGGGCCCGCAGGTCCCACGGAGGAGGATCTCAGTAAAAGGGATGAGGAGATCGCTGCACTCAAG GCAcgtcttgagaaggagaagaagttGTGTAAGGAGCTGGGCTCGGCCGCCACCAAACTTCAATCCCTGCTCAAGACAGCAGAGGATCAACTCAAAAAGGAAAGGGAAAATGTCAAAAAGCTACAG GGGAATTCTGAGGAAAAG
- the LOC118428988 gene encoding ribosome-binding protein 1-like isoform X8, translating into MDVSDPQTLAIAVFGGFVLVSAICIFLVSTFGMKETTYEEAMERQRRAIERELQQTRAEKQKAREKKPARFNKKEKPKKEPSGLPEPQRDTSTSPRVQEVKPFAEQKAQPETPPQPQPKAKGKAKDKNKENQAPNKEQTAPAAPKAAVKTVEPRVAKAQPQPVPVKAAVRVAPEPKGSPEPSRKVLAKETVKAEAAPLAQQVVAPAPSKKKKTTKIEAAVTVAGDAPGMTAVMDSLVTSVQAAKLSDVEMQQLVDIMLTKQGRKASDWAKAGQKADSVKKDDVEKKLQDEQKQVLAAHQKMKELRQELQQERVRFSTQETALQQKVSQQQQEIQALYTRMKTTHEQHLAENQKLHNQLAEIQTNSSQEAHIVQLQEENKILKSAVNEATKGTEMRIQNDLANLRTEHARLKNEYNSIQARLQAEEDGRRKAETSLTEAQQQVRQVHASQRDAESSLTKRLNEVTEQLRKSEAKNNAMGSDIKKSKELNKKNKALSEELESAKSSAVDTQAGGDAGAQELQLQLKDLQVQLAESRKTVEDKEKLIKELQEKSKAAEVPSANGDIEHKVEGSSMQTISVVEHELLISEKEKTVTQLQEEVAEKKAEIETLQTTVEQQKKKNNDLREKNWKAMDALNAAEKSLADKEKVTSAKDDTATSDQDRSQAREALQRIFPDISMDASLEYQVWLTSFEKAALSRLEELQTAAKQSAKVPTQTSKDEGVEAQLAEAAEREKELQEECEKYKTVLADTESILNRLQSSVESEEQKWQEKLRLANEDLEQSPSPQARGEVRAMQEAVQQVKSESQQGSEEQGRLQDQLKVLQEERDKLQQELQTLQAAAGSGQAENGPAGPTEEDLSKRDEEIAALKARLEKEKKLCKELGSAATKLQSLLKTAEDQLKKERENVKKLQGNSEEKGSTDQSDVVEAPQSLNQSQIEKDLADALQEVQATPDDGTSV; encoded by the exons ATGGATGTGTCTGACCCACAAACTCTGGCCATCGCCGTCTTCGGCGGCTTTGTGCTAGTGTCTGCCATCTGTATCTTCCTGGTCTCGACCTTCGGTATGAAGGAGACGACCTACGAGGAAGCGATGGAACGCCAGCGGCGGGCTATCGAGAGGGAGCTCCAGCAGACTCGCGCCGAGAAGCAGAAGGCTCGGGAGAAGAAGCCGGCCCGGTTCAACAAGAAGGAGAAGCCGAAGAAAGAGCCGTCCGGCTTGCCTGAACCCCAGCGTGACACTTCCACCTCCCCGCGGGTGCAGGAAGTCAAGCCGTTCGCCGAGCAGAAGGCCCAACCCGAGACACCGCCGCAGCCACAGCCCAAAGCCAAGGGCAAGGCCAAGGATAAGAATAAGGAGAACCAGGCCCCCAATAAGGAGCAGACAGCCCCCGCGGCCCCCAAGGCGGCAGTGAAGACGGTGGAGCCACGTGTGGCCAAGGCGCAGCCCCAGCCGGTGCCGGTGAAGGCGGCGGTACGTGTAGCCCCAGAGCCCAAGGGATCCCCCGAGCCCTCCCGCAAGGTCCTGGCCAAGGAGACCGTCAAGGCGGAAGCTGCGCCCCTGGCCCAGCAGGTGGTAGCCCCTGCCCccagcaagaagaagaagacgaccAAGATCGAAGCGGCTGTCACCGTGGCAG GAGATGCCCCTGGTATGACAGCAGTGATGGACAGCCTGGTGACCAGCGTACAGGCTGCCAAGCTGTCAGACGTGGAGATGCAGCAGCTGGTCGACATCATGCTGACCAAGCAGGGCAGGAAGGCCTCCGACTGGGCCAAG GCTGGACAGAAAGCAGACTCTGTGAAGAAAGATGATGTAGAGAAGAAGCTCCAAGATG AGCAAAAGCAGGTTCTTGCAGCCCATCAGAAGATGAAGGAGCTGAGGCAGGAGTTGCAGCAGGAGCGCGTGCGGTTCTCCACCcaggagacagccctgcagCAGAAGGTTTCCCAGCAGCAGCAGGAGATCCAGGCGCTCTACACCCGCATGAAGACCACCCACGAGCAGCACCTGGCAGAGAACCAGAAGCTGCACAACCAGCTGGCCGAGATCCAGACCAACAGCAGCCAGGAGGCACACATTGTACAGCTGCAAGAG GAAAACAAGATCCTTAAGTCTGCTGTGAATGAGGCCACCAAGGG AACGGAGATGCGCATCCAGAACGACCTTGCCAACCTGCGTACGGAGCATGCCCGGCTGAAGAACGAGTACAACTCCATCCAGGCACGCCTGCAGGCGGAGGAGGACGGGCGCAGGAAGGCGGAGACCTCTCTCACGGAGGCACAGCAGCAGGTCAGGCAGGTGCACGCCAGCCAG CGTGATGCTGAATCCTCGCTCACCAAGCGACTGAATGAAGTCACCGAGCAGCTGAGGAAGTCTGAAGCGAAGAACAACGCCATGGGTTCTGACATCAAGAAGTCAAAG GAGCTCAATAAGAAGAACAAGGCGTTGTCTGAGGAGTTGGAGTCTGCCAAGTCCTCGGCTGTGGACACCCAGGCGGGAGGGGACGCAGGTGCTCAGGAGTTGCAGCTGCAGCTGAAGGACCTACAGGTGCAGCTGGCTGAGAGCAGGAAGACTGTGGAGGACAAGGAGAAACTCATCAAG GAGCTTCAGGAGAAATCTAAGGCTGCTGAAGTGCCAAGTGCCAATGGAGACATAGAACACAAG GTGGAGGGGTCTAGTATGCAGACCATCAGTGTTGTTGAACATGAACTTCT CATCAGTGAAAAGGAGAAGACAGTGACCCAGCTGCAGGAGGAGGTTGCTGAGAAGAAGGCGGAGATCGAGACACTCCAGACTACAGTGGAgcagcagaagaagaaaaacaac GATCTTCGCGAGAAAAACTGGAAAGCAATGGATGCTCTAAACGCTGCAGAAAAATCTCTCGCTGACAAAGAGAAAGTTACCAGTGCCAAG GATGACACGGCCACGTCAGACCAGGACAGGAGTCAGGCCAGAGAAGCCCTGCAGAGAATCTTCCCAGACATCTCCATGGACGCCTCCCTGGAGTACCAGGTCTGGCTCACCAGCTTCGAGAAGGCTGCGCTTTCCAGGCTAGAGGAGCTGCAGACAGCTGCCAAACAGTCTGCCAAAGTGCCTACACAGACTTCTAAG GATGAAGGTGTGGAGGCCCAGCTTGCGGAGGCAgcagagagggagaaagaaCTGCAGGAGGAATGTGAGAAATACAAGACAGTCCTGGCAGACACA GAGTCCATCCTGAACAGACTGCAGAGCAGTGTGGAGTCTGAGGAACAGAAGTGGCAGGAGAAGCTGAGGTTAGCAAACGAAGACCTCGAACAG TCACCCTCCCCCCAGGCCAGAGGAGAGGTCCGTGCAATGCAGGAAGCCGTACAGCAGGTGAAGTCTGAGAGCCAGCAGGGTTCGGAGGAGCAGGGGCGTCTGCAGGACCAGCTCAag GTGCTGCAGGAGGAGAGGGACAAGCTGCAGCAGGAGCTGCAGACCCTGCAGGCTGCTGCAGGGAGTGGCCAGGCGGAGAACGGGCCCGCAGGTCCCACGGAGGAGGATCTCAGTAAAAGGGATGAGGAGATCGCTGCACTCAAG GCAcgtcttgagaaggagaagaagttGTGTAAGGAGCTGGGCTCGGCCGCCACCAAACTTCAATCCCTGCTCAAGACAGCAGAGGATCAACTCAAAAAGGAAAGGGAAAATGTCAAAAAGCTACAG GGGAATTCTGAGGAAAAG